Genomic window (Ranitomeya variabilis isolate aRanVar5 chromosome 8, aRanVar5.hap1, whole genome shotgun sequence):
atgatttgtgtgtaaggggggtcagctgacaatgcgtgtaaatcccccaccctacgggccgatgtaagggccactaacaaagctgtttttaatgttagtattttatcagaagttgtatttaacggctcaaaggggctttccgtcagggctgttaacactagatttagatcccatggtggaggagtaggagatggaacagagtcagctctactacaggctcggacaaacctcaccacccacctattacttgccaggtcacagttaaatagggctgctaaggctgaaatgtgtactttgagggtgctaacagctaaccccagatctaagcccttctgcaggaactccagtattgccactattgggacctccccttcccgtattggccctgagttggagaggaatttcttccatattctcccatagatcttggtcgttactggttttctgctgctgagcaaggtggatattaacccagctgagaacccttctttagtaacgaccgctcaaaagccaggctgtcaaatgaagcccggagttctgcgggtggttgaagggaccctgagttagaaggtcctggtcttccgggagaacccatgggtccgtcactgacatcactctcagccagtaaaaccacggtcttttcggccagaagggagctatgacaattaccctggccttgtcctccctgatcttcctcagaaccattaggattagacatatcggtgggaaggcatacaggagtcctgacgtccattctatgctgaaggcgtctactgccaacggcctgtctgctgggttcagggagcagaacttttggactttcttgttgacttttgaggcaaagaggtctaccttgggttttccccacatgtgcactatccgttgaaaaacggacttttttagggaccattctccttgcctcaagtggttcctgcttaaaaagtctgcctttatgttgtccacgcctcggatatgcagggccgataatgacaggaagtgcctttcggctagagacatgagtcttgtggttacgtgcatcagagcccgagagcgggtgcctccctggtggttcacgtatgcgaccgctgttcggttgtccgataggactctcacatgatgccctgccaagtgaggaagtaatctctctagcgccttttctattgctaggagctcccactcgtttgaggatagatctttctcctcttgagcccaggggtcttggacccatagtgtgtctgagtgggctccccacccccacggactggcgtctgttgtgatcaccttggaggctgtgaatgtccagggaactcctctcggggatgactatctgtaaccaccatctgagagattggagcacagagagtgggagagtgagcttctgctctaactgcccctgaagttcccggtcgttctgcagcacacaccattgcagttctcttgcatggaactgggcccattttactgccggtatgcaggaggttagggatcctaacaccgacatggcccttcttaaagtcatttccgttttttttttaaaatggctataatcatctgtttgattttttcctctttttcttctgggaggcgacactcatagtaacatagtaacatagtaacatagttagtaaggccgaaaaaagacatttgtccatccagttcagcctatattccatcataataaatcccccgatctacgtccttctacagaacctaataattgtatgatacaatattgttctgctccaggaagacatccaggcctctcttgaacccctcgactgagttcgccatcaccacctcctcaggcaaacaattccagattctcactgccctaacagtaaagaatcctcttctatgttggtggaaaaaccttctctcctccagacgcaaagaatgcccccttgtgcccgtcaccttccttggtataaacagatcctcagcgagatatttgtattgtccccttatatacttatacatggttattagatcgcccctcagtcgtcttttttctagactaaataatcctaatttcgctaatctatctgggtattgtagttctcccatcccctttattaattttgttgccctcctttgtactctctctagttccattatatccttcctgagcaccggtgcccaaaactggacacagtactccatgtgcggtctaactagggatttgtacagaggcagtataatgctctcatcatgtgtatccagacctcttttaatgcaccccatgatcctgtttgccttggcagctgctgcctggcactggctgctccaggtaagtttatcattaactaggatccccaagtccttctccatgtcagatttacccagtggtttcccgttcagtgtgtaatggtgatattgattccttcttcccatgtgtataaccttacatttatcattgttaaacctcatctgccacctttcagcccaagtttccaacttatccagatccatctgtagcagaatactatcttctcttgtattaactgctttacatagttttgtatcatctgcaaatatcaatattttactgtgtaaaccttctaccagatcattaatgaatatgttgaagagaacaggtcccaataccgacccctgcggtaccccactggtcacagcgacccagttagagactacaccatttataaccaccctctgctttctatcactaagccagttactaacccattcacacacattttcccccagaccaagcattctcattttgtgtaccaacctcttgtgcggcacggtatcaaacgctttggaaaaatcgagatacaccacatccaatgactcaccgtggtccagcctatagcttacctcttcataaaaactgattagattggtttgacaggagcgatttctcataaacccatgctgatatggagttaaacagttattctcattgagataatccagaataacatccttcagaaacccttcaaatattttaccaacagtagaggttagacttactggcctataatttagaggttcacttttagagccctttttgaatattggcaccacattagctatgcgccagtcctgcggaacagaccccgtcgctatagaatccctaaaaataagaaataatggtttatctattacattacttagttctcttagtactcgtgggtgtatgccatccggacccggagatttatctattttaatcttatttagccggtttcgcacctcttcttgggttagattggtgacccttaatatagggttttcattgtttcttgggatttcacctagcatttcattttccaccgtgaataccgtggagaagaaggtgtttaatatgttagccttttcctcgtcatctacaaccattctttcctcactattttttaaggggcctacattttcagtttttattcttttactattgatatagttgaagaacagtttgggattagttttactctccttagcaatgtgcttctcggtttcctttttggcagctttaattagttttttagataaattatttttctccctatagttttttagagcttcagtggtgccatcctgctttagtagtgcaaatgctttctttttactgttaattgcctgtcttacttctttgtttagccacattgggtttttcctgtgccacggagtctatcgttatccccaggaaattctggaccatagctggctctagcttggacttcttgagatttagttgccatcccagtgtctgaagagtatccatcactatcctgacctgttcctgacagtgagaaaagttcttccccactatcaggaagtcgtccaggtagggtattatcagagtgtctttttccCTGAGATGTGCCGCGACCTCTGCTATCAGCTTTGTGAATACCcatggggctgttgctatcccaaagggcagagccctgtactggaggtgacgcagctgggaccccatctggactgccactctgagaaaccgacgatcttgttgtctgattgggacgtgataataagcgtccttgaggtcgaggacggacatgtaacacaggggatagagaagtttcactgctgattttatggtctccatcttgaatgatggtattacaagaaatttgttgaggccttttaggtttattattgtcctccaggaGTTGACTGGtatttttatgagaaaaagaggggaataaaatccttcccttctttcctctataggaacttcttccaagacgtgtttgtctaggagtgatgttacttctccttccagactgtcttgtttctcctgagaggactgtaccggggtctgcatataccttcttggaggccagtggtggaattttagttttaggcctgatcctacgatctgccggatccatatgctggatgagatcctctcccaggctggaaggaagtgagagagccttcctcccacctgagaaggaccatcactgggagggttttttggtgtctctgggggacttgccgaaatagaagccttttcctcccctgggtcgcttgtccaggttgctcctgtctcggtctctgtactgcTGCCTCCGGAATTTTTGACCTCTCCGAAAGGAGCGACAAAAGGGCTGAAATGGCTTTCTCCAATACCTCGTCTAAAGCCGGTCCGAagaggaagttcccctcacaaggcaaagagcagagcttcatcttcgcctgagtatctcctggccagcatttaagccatacggcacggcgtcctgtgttggccaacgctgctgattttgctgccagcctagccgagtccgctgatgcttcagctagaaacaccgccgctgctttcatagttggtattgcctccaggatagtttccctgggaacttttttctctacctgttcctccaggttgtctatccagattttaagggatctggctacacaagtggccgcgatggctggccttagtgctcctgctcaggcttcccaagctgtcttcagggaactgtccaccttcctatccagaggttcttttagagaacctaggtcctcgaatggcagggaggatttcctggctactttggagaccgccacatcaatttttggggatctgtcccaagatgaggacgcctcctcttcaaaagggtaccttctttttagggaggtggttaactgggaccttttttctggcttttgccattcccttttaatcagaTCTAGAATTTGTTCATTAacagggaatgacctccgttttttcttttgtaggccactgaacataagttcctgggctgtctttttggccttctcatctaccagccccatggtagagcgaacagctttaataagcctatccgtagcctctgctggaaagatgtcttcctcctctgagctactatcagaGCAGCGGGCTGTATCTGAATCCTGCTCTGACcccgaggaatctctttgggatcctactgaagggctggatctgtccctagatctggcatcTGTGTCAGGTGTCTGCAATGCTTTTACGGACTTCGAGACCTCGGTCTGGATCAGTGATCTTAGGTtgtccgtaaaggagggtgtttcctccgccacCATCCTGTTGATACACTTctgacacagtcttttaccccaagatGTCTTTAAGGGCTTTTTACATAAGGGGCACTCCTTATTCTTAGTTTTTCCACTAcactttttggggacctcctatactccaccccgcaatgtatgtaagaaaagaggggagagacggagataagagaagagaaaagaacagacattagcgtgctggactttctcgcagatcactcaccactcggacgctttcaaagtacgggtaccggatccggaggttggctggaTTTCTCCGTGTCTCTCcctgagactagggacccctccttggcacGGCGATCCGTCCGTACGCAGTCCGagtggcttctgctgctgccatggcgggactggctcttttcgcttgagcgagaccgcctctcctgtatctcttgctgtggcatcaaatgctctggtgaaagactctccatcatacacactaacacttagcaagagtagtcaccttcaacctggcctggttttagtgacacagggcagcgttTCTGGCTTGCTTAAATAgattcacccttttttttttttaatgaatcacctggttgatcctgccttactGGCTGCTTCAGTGATCAGGTGTATAATCGCACCTGTCCTGAATGATTACCTGgttgatcgtgcctgcaccacttccggtgcttctatgtgcaatcaatcacctggttgatcctgcagtcgctagcgcaacgcctgcgctgtataatcatgccagcgcgcacccggcaaccacttccggtgcgtgCTTTTTAATCCAccatttacctggttgatcctgcctctggCAGAGCCCTGCGCGCGCACCCGGACTTACTTCCGGTGCGCACCACATCTTTCAGTCCCCCTGCTGCTTAGCACCTCTATAATGTTCCGAGTGCTGCCGCCGGGTACTGTGCGCATGCGCGTACCTGCCATTTCCGGGTACCTGACGCCAACTGAGCAGGAGCTTTCAGCGCCGGAAAATGTCCACGCCACGGACCCCAGGAGCCAGATGCACAGCACTCACCCCCAACAAGCAGATGTTTCTCAGCGGACACCGCTCCAAAACCGCTCCTCTGTACAGGTACCGACCAGGGAGGAGGGGAGTAAGGGGGGAGACCTGCTTTTTTACGCTCAACAGGGAGGGCCCCAAACCCCACCGAGGAGCTTACCTAGCCCAggcaccgatgtgcctcacgggctgcatggccacctttggtcaacagggggggCACCATAAGGTGACCCCCGTGGACAGGCAGGATTTTTACTCGACAGGGGGGAGAGCGCACCTGCGGCCCCCGTGGAGAATCTTCACCCGGGCGTTCACCtcgcgggctgtggccatgcttcgctcagggggggcatggtatacattgacccccgaggcgactactggtacctggtgacgggtgcagcagaccagcgccgGCATCCTCTTCAATCTTCAGACGTCATCCATCTTCATCAGACatcttccatcttgagggttccccgtcaaggacaggaaaccaactgatgtggagagaggagccgccccttttatcctgaaggtttcctgtccttgatgggcggatcccctctctcgtggtgccgtcatgtatgatggaaaaaactaaatctccaagcactaaaaaatactcagaggacacctgaccgtgctcgagaaatctcgagtaatgagtatatttgctcatcactagtatctaccCATTCCCGAGACTGGGCGAGTTGGGGACCACAAGTTGTACCAAACATGGACATGTTTCAGCAATTCATTTTGCAGACGTTTGGTCTGGGAAAGGTAGAAAAATTACAACCAAAAATACATGAAACACAGGTGTGGGTATGGGGGTCTAACAAATTAGACTTGCAACTACAAGATGCATGTGTAATGAAGAGGAGAATTTATTCCATATTGCTCAGAGTGGTATCAGGATACCAGACCCCCCCAAATATCAAGTACAGTTGCATTATTTTACAATGTAGTGAGAAAGGCACTGTGTGGTTGGCATATGGCTGACGAGGGCTTCAcattcagggtttttttttgtgagaTGAAGGTCAAATGCAAGAACATCTAGTAGGTAATACAGAACAATAAGATCTGATATTTTTCTTCCAAAGAGCCAAGAGTTCTCCATCTCTCTTCATTATAAAGGATTGGATAATTTAAGATCTGGAATGCAATTTTTAAGCCACTTTAAAGATTTTGGAGCTCATCAAGAGGACAATCACAGAAGGTCAATTAGATTTTATCTGTAAAATAATGAGAAACTTCAGCAGAAGGAATCTTTTATTTTGGTTGTGCTGTATATCTCAGGTATTTCTTCCCAGAAGGTAGTTCTTTGGTGAAAACTCCACAGGTGAAGATCTTACTAGCTTCGGCCTCAGGAACATTTGGAGGAACCATAACTCTGTCGCCAGGCTGATAAAGGGAAAAGAAAATCGGATTAAAGCAGATTGCATAAAGGCGTTCTTTAAACAATGGCTTAGATTGCACAATATTGATTGTGGCTGTAGCTAGGATTTCTGTGCTAGGGTTGGAGAAATGCAGTGGAAACGTGGTTGAGATGTTAGAGAAATTAAAGTTGTACTATAAAGCGGATTTAAGCAATGCAAAAAAAGTTTTGCCACCACCCTATTCCCCACGGCTACCTCTACCCGGTATTAAGAGTACCACATTACAACAAGACTCTTTGGGGTTCAGTTCTTGACATCATTGTGCCGAAATACAACCATCAACTCACAAGAACCCACCATGTCCTATTATGGTGCTGTACTATCGGGTTATTATCAAGCATTGCCTTTATTACCTTCCAGTCTACAGGAGTTGCAACGTTGTGGTGGGCTGTTAGCTGAAGGGAGTCTATAACCCTCAAGATCTCATCAAAATTTCTACCGGTGGTTGCTGGATACAAGATTGACAGCTTCATTTTCTTATCTGGACCAATGACGAACACctacaagaaaaaaagaaaagcttCAGTAGGTCATTATATACTGATCACATGCAATATGTGCAAAGTTAGATCTGTAGGCATGTCCCCAAGATATAGAGAAATACAGTGCAGCAATAAGTTAGGTTTTTGTGCTTACTACACCACTGCAATGACCTCCGGCCAATTACAAGTCACAGTGTGCAGCCTTTTGGCCTGGATTCTCTGCAGTTTCTCCACTTCTCTCACTGCTCCTTTAGTATTTGTACTATATTTATGAAATGCAACTTTTAACCAGATGTTGCATTTAATGGGGAAGGGGGGCGCGCCTTTCACTCTTGTCCACATCTGTAGTAAGGTATCTGGAGGAGTTTTATAAAGTTGCAAAAAAATGCACCAGGTTGAAAAGGATTTGTCTTGGTgctaaaaaagcaaaaacaaaacacttttattaACTGAGATTTTGAGGAGTTTGATGAAGACAAAAAAAGTCAATTAATGCCATAAGGCAAATAAAAATAGGGAAACCTAATTTGATTGAAGTCACCTATGAGGAAATCAATACTCACACAACGAGCTGTCATCGGCATCCCATCGTTGTCCTTCTCATCAGGATCCAGCATACCCAGTTTTACAGCAAGGTCCCTTTTGGGGTCAGCAATTATGGGGAAGGGTAGGGTCTCTGTTGGCTCCTCACCGTTGTAAGAATTTATGTCCTGTATGGAACAAAACAGAACATGGAATAAAAATACCAAAGCTTCTGTCCATCGGTGGCAAGCTCAAGGTGACATAAATGAGCTTCCCATGCTGCCAGTGCTACAGAAGGACCACAAGTCATTACTGGTGCAAAAAGCTTCTTCAAAGAAAGCATAGCACACGTAAATGTAGCCGATGCACAAAATTATATGTACACATCAGAATAAATGGGCTGCAGAAGGGCAAGAACGCGCCACATGTTCACAAAGCTCAATAACAAGAAGAGGGAGACCGGCCGGCCACTAAGACATTCATGGTTGGCATCTAAGCATGTACTGTACAAGACTGGTAAGGAGCTTTGGCCACCACCCCAAGGGTGGCTTTCTGTCAACTCCCCACTTTCATCTTTCCGACTACTGTATGAGCTACAGTTTCCCAATCACAGGTTAAACCTGTTAAGCATTTACCTTGCTCCAGCCGAGATGATCTGGAACATTATCTATGGACAGGGCGATCATGCGGACATTTCGTTTCTTGAATTCCGGTGCCATCTTTACAGCCCGACCCAGCTCTGTGGTACATACTGGCGTATAGTCCCTCGGATGTGAGAAGAGAACACCCCATCTGAGAAATACAAGTAATGTTTCATATAAATTGGAGTCAACTATAATGCAGAATTATGTAGCTAGAAAAGACAAGTAAAAAGCATTAGTGGCTCAGCACCACTGACAGAACCCTTATCTTTAGAATAAGAGACAAATTAGTGATTTTGGGGGCTTTGACTGAGAACAAGGCCCTGTAGAGACCCATTTTTAATGGACCAGAGATGTGTATGCTCAATGctttctattcattgtctatggggctgGCAGAAAAAGTACAGTGCTGGGCTATGTCCAACAATCCTTTAGGCAAGGTATGGGCACCTCTGCCCCATTCACAACAGGGCACAATAGAGGATCCAGAGCCCCGTTCTGGCTAGTGATCAATAAGTTCTCCCATCTTATAAATAGGTGGAATCCCAGGATGGCAAGTTATCCCCTGTGTGGCCACAGATTCCACGTCACCCTCTGCTCTTCTACAAGGGGTCCATGTACACGACAAGCTACAAGTTCGGATCCTGCATGATAGTCATTACAGACCCATAGGCATCTGCTGTACATAAAGGGCAAAAAAAGCCTATTGTCTTATACAACCCCTGTTACCGCATAGAAAAAAATCCAGTTGGATGGCTTGTCTGCATTTAGACTGTGTTCATGCTCATTTATGTCTGGTTTTACTTTATGAATATTCAGGGTGCACAGATCCTATGACTGCTTTGTAAGAGTATGGGGAGAACAGACCAAGATTCCTTGAGATGCCAAACCAAGATACTAAGCTTCAGCAATGCCTTTCAGCTCCGAGGGTAGGGGGTTCATCTCCTTTTGAAGACTGCTTGCTGCATAGCACATCGTTGTGGACTCTCACACTCCCAAGTGCAACAAAAATTGCAGTAAATCACATGGtcttagggttcgctcacatctgtGTATGAAATCAGGAAGTGCAATATTAAGAAAAAAAACACCGCAGAGCACACGGAC
Coding sequences:
- the PRDX6 gene encoding peroxiredoxin-6, whose product is MPGLLLGDVFPDFEADTTIGKIRFHEFLGDSWGVLFSHPRDYTPVCTTELGRAVKMAPEFKKRNVRMIALSIDNVPDHLGWSKDINSYNGEEPTETLPFPIIADPKRDLAVKLGMLDPDEKDNDGMPMTARCVFVIGPDKKMKLSILYPATTGRNFDEILRVIDSLQLTAHHNVATPVDWKPGDRVMVPPNVPEAEASKIFTCGVFTKELPSGKKYLRYTAQPK